From the genome of Anopheles moucheti chromosome 3, idAnoMoucSN_F20_07, whole genome shotgun sequence, one region includes:
- the LOC128304908 gene encoding tektin-1, with product MSERYLRQQNLVLLPPEQPKYTTRDWDANNRRQNVFSLEQQALADRVISESDRIIDETKHTTEESKSEVDFRLKERIEDIQFRRDELQQQKKDAHIEEEALKVYKRRTIDAINTLREIAVPLCQKCIVLREKRQGADLVNDGVDRELRKELDVTEGGIALLEKVLEQCVEQIRRLRATIYLLDRDLADKDRSIKIDAKNLELRPNQMELKIYAGRVTLDPYNSTDEEWIMVTNRNIEATAKEINSAQPLRSYVDQLLRQVAEDIRTQVERTNAAFGERVAEMRYTKIKLENVHKETVRQVNELTRTVTRLEREIAEKEGYVALAQTRLANRSTRPGIELCRDNVYEGLKTELAALRETIAKLDGSLVKSKATLRYLLNTQVMQEEEINLKTESLRIDEVDCITMRESFKFQSF from the exons ATGTCCGAAAGGTATCTACGTCAGCAAAATCTGGTCCTTCTACCGCCGGAGCAGCCCAAATACACAACCCGCGATTGGGATGCGAACAACCGTCGACAGAATGTGTTCTCGTTGGAACAGCAAGCATTGGCGGATCGTGTAATCAG TGAAAGTGATCGTATAATCGATGAGACCAAGCACACGACGGAAGAGAGCAAAAGCGAGGTGGACTTCCGGTTGAAGGAACGCATCGAGGACATTCAGTTCCGGCGGGATGagttgcagcagcagaaaaaggaTGCCCACATCGAGGAGGAAGCGCTGAAGGTGTACAAGCGCCGTACGATCGATGCGATCAACACGCTGCGGGAGATTGCCGTGCCTCTGTGTCAGAAGTGTATTGTGCTGCGGGAGAAAAGACAAGGAGCCGACCTGGTAAACGATGGCGTTGATCGGGAACTGCGTAAGGAGCTGGACGTGACGGAGGGCGGTATAGCGCTGCTGGAGAAGGTGTTGGAGCAGTGCGTGGAGCAGATCCGTCGACTGCGGGCGACCATCTATCTGCTCGATCGGGACCTCGCGGACAAGGATCGGTCGATCAAGATCGATGCGAAGAATCTTGAGCTACGGCCAAATCAGATGGAGCTGAAGATTTATGCCGGGAGAGTAACATTGGATCCTTA CAACTCAACCGATGAGGAATGGATCATGGTAACGAATAGAAATATTGAGGCTACGGCGAAGGAAATCAATTCCGCCCAACCGTTGCGTTCGTACGTCGATCAGCTGCTCCGTCAAGTGGCGGAAGATATCCGAACACAGGTCGAGCGTACGAATGCCGCCTTCGGGGAGCGAGTGGCCGAGATGCGCTACACCAAGATTAAGCTCGAGAACGTCCACAAGGAAACGGTACGGCAGGTGAACGAGCTGACACGCACTGTCACACGGCTGGAGCGTGAAATAGCCGAAAAGGAAGGTTATGTGGCGCTTGCTCAAACGCGACTGGCCAACCGATCGACACGACCCGGTATCGAACTCTGCCGGGACAATGTGTACGAAGGGTTGAAGACCGAATTGGCCGCACTGCGTGAGACGATCGCGAAGCTCGATGGCAGTTTGGTCAAGTCGAAAGCGACCCTGCGCTATCTGCTTAACACGCAGGTTATGCAGGAGGAAGAAATTAATCTCAAAACCGAATCACTACGCATCGACGAGGTTGACTGCATCACTATGAGGGAAAGCTTCAAATTTCAATCGTTTTAA
- the LOC128303178 gene encoding E3 ubiquitin-protein ligase Bre1 has protein sequence MSKRSAEETAGGGSGTVGGAAGTGGAGGLQPPIKKVHFEPHLIGPISTLEELDIKVLKFQNKKLAQRIEQRIRCESELRSRIEQLEKRQTQDDAVLNVVNRYWNQLNEDIRVLLQRFDAETADESENKNENEVTTSFLMQLSTWDKEELDDKLANRVQVSKRAVAKIVQVFDRLMQRNEKLMLAMKGESEDGKSPAMAPPDLDESLRQTYIDVMAENRNLQTQNTLLHEKFHTISLKMSEYQDMLNGKETEAAELRNQIDDLQYELEKVRCRNDKLENHLAEAIEKLKAYHQLHGGDPLSGGAGSGDSGRQSSSAGGGSRGSGSMTSVAAQHLEDLQKELEEYKELSNNRLQELDKLHLQHREALKEVEKLKMDIRQLPESVIVETTEYKCLQSQFSVLYNESMQIKTLLDESRNQLQSSKNQHLRQIEMMESEELIAQKRVRSDMIQMEDVMSQIRKEYEMLRIEFEQNMAANEQTAPINHEMRHLILSLQNHNGQLKGEVQRYKKKYKDVSADNGKLRKELEEQTTKVTMIQEAHQQLADSIKMENCLSMRDAGGGGAAVKEESGGLLLERDGQCAIKEEDPNGSINSCGTGGLGGTSGSGGSLTRSDSGEEGEMDANGIKREEIMGPDGMMVVKKEGSIGAAGGGSLGMDGKANGPADHHRGVKCAESDLVRDLRNQLKKALNDQKEMKLLLDMYKGVPKEQRDKVQLMASEKKKCAEIEDLKCQMKKLQESKREDRKKLADEEALRKIKQLEEQKYELQKQVQNQKQPPDSSWTTGYRPFEEEALLNEMEVTGQAFEDMQEQNSRLIQQLREKDDANFKLMSDRIKANQMHKLLREEKQLLEDQVSTRDSQIEAMHVVLRKLEEKERILQNTVTTIEKELVARQQAMEMHKRKAIESAQSAADLKLHLEKYHAQMKEAQQVVAEKTSSLEAEAYKTKRLQEELAQFKRKAERMKKIEMSGTTIDEVMLEEIREYKETLTCPSCKVKRKDAVLSKCFHVFCYDCLRTRYETRQRKCPKCNCAFGANDYHRLYLST, from the exons ATGTCGAAGCGATCGGCAGAGGAAACGGCCGGTGGTGGCAGCGGTACGGTGGGTGGTGCTGCAGGTACAGGTGGCGCTGGTGGCCTGCAGCCACCGATCAAGAAGGTACACTTCGAACCACACCTTATCGGACCGATTTCCACGCTGGAAGAGTTAGACATCAAGGTGCTGaagttccaaaacaaaaagctggCCCAGCGGATCGAACAGCGGATACGATGCGAATCGGAACTACGGTCACGTATCGAGCAGCTGGAAAAGCGTCAAACGCAGGACGACGCCGTACTAAACGTGGTGAATCGCTACTGGAATCAGCTGAATGAAGACATTCGCGTTCTTCTACAACGTTTCGACGCGGAAACGGCGGACGAATCGGAAAACAAAA ATGAGAACGAGGTGACGACCTCTTTTCTCATGCAGCTATCGACCTGGGATAAGGAGGAGCTCGATGACAAGCTGGCGAACCGAGTGCAGGTTTCGAAGCGTGCCGTGGCCAAAATCGTGCAGGTATTCGACCGGTTAATGCAGCGTAACGAGAAGCTGATGCTAGCGATGAAAGGTGAATCGGAGGACGGCAAATCGCCGGCCATGGCACCGCCCGATCTGGACGAATCCCTTCGCCAAACGTACATTGACGTGATGGCGGAGAATCGTAACCTGCAGACacagaacacgctgctgcacGAAAAGTTTCACACAATATCGCTGAAAATGAGCGAGTATCAGGATATGCTAAACGGCAAAGAAACAGAGGCGGCAGAACTACGCAACCAGATCGACGATCTACAGTACGAGCTGGAGAAGGTGAGGTGTCGTAACGATAAGCTGGAGAACCATCTTGCCGAGGCGATCGAGAAGTTGAAAGCGTATCATCAACTGCACGGAGGTGATCCGCTAAGTGGTGGCGCAGGTAGCGGTGATTCCGGGCGGCAATCTTCCTCGGCTGGCGGTGGTTCGAGAGGGTCCGGCTCGATGACGAGTGTGGCTGCCCAGCACCTGGAAGATCTGCAAAAAGAGCTAGAGGAATACAAGGAACTATCGAACAACCGGTTGCAGGAACTGGACAAACTGCATTTGCAGCACCGCGAAGCGCTAAAAGAGGTGGAGAAGTTAAAAATGGATATCCGACAGCTGCCGGAATCGGTAATTGTCGAGACGACCGAGTACAAGTGTTTGCAGTCACAGTTCTCGGTGCTGTATAACGAATCGATGCAGATCAAAACGCTGCTAGACGAAAGCCGGAATCAACTGCAATCGAGTAAGAATCAGCACCTACGCCAGATCGAGATGATGGAAAGTGAGGAACTGATAGCGCAGAAGCGGGTCCGCAGTGACATGATCCAGATGGAGGACGTCATGTCGCAGATCCGGAAAGAGTACGAGATGCTGCGGATCGAATTCGAACAAAACATGGCGGCGAACGAACAGACGGCCCCGATAAATCACGAGATGCGCCATCTCATCCTGTCGCTGCAAAATCACAACGGCCAGCTGAAAGGTGAGGTGCAGCGCTACAAGAAAAAGTACAAAGACGTGTCCGCGGACAACGGGAAACTGCGGAAAGAACTGGAGGAACAGACGACTAAGGTGACCATGATACAGGAAGCCCATCAACAGCTGGCGGATTCGATCAAGATGGAAAACTGTCTCTCGATGCGAGAtgccggtggtggcggtgccgCCGTTAAGGAGGAATCCGGCGGATTACTGCTCGAACGCGATGGTCAGTGCGCGATCAAGGAGGAGGATCCGAATGGATCGATCAATTCGTGTGGCACCGGTGGACTGGGTGGAACTAGTGGCAGTGGCGGCTCGCTGACGAGGTCCGATTCCGGCGAGGAGGGTGAAATGGATGCGAACGGTATCAAGCGGGAGGAGATTATGGGACCGGACGGGATGATGGTGGTAAAGAAGGAAGGATCGATCGGAGCGGCAGGCGGTGGCAGTCTCGGGATGGACGGGAAAGCAAACGGGCCCGCCGATCATCATCGGGGCGTGAAGTGTGCCGAGTCCGATCTGGTGCGCGACCTGCGCAATCAGCTGAAGAAAGCTTTAAACGATCAGAAAGAGATGAAGCTACTGCTGGATATGTACAAGGGTGTGCCGAAGGAGCAGCGGGACAAGGTACAGCTGATGGCATCGGAGAAGAAAAAGTGCGCCGAAATTGAGGACCTCAAGTGTCAGATGAAGAAGCTGCAGGAGAGCAAACGAGAAGACCGGAAGAAGCTGGCGGATGAGGAAGCGTTGCGGAAGATCAAGCAACTGGAGGAGCAGAAGTACGAGCTGCAGAAGCAGGTTCAGAACCAGAAGCAACCTCCGGACAGCAGCTGGACCACCGGCTATCGACCATTT GAAGAAGAGGCCCTCCTGAACGAAATGGAAGTGACCGGGCAGGCGTTCGAAGATATGCAAGAGCAAAACTCAAGACTGATACAACAGTTGCGCGAAAAGGATGATGCAAACTTTAAGCTGATGTCCGATCGAATTAAAGCCAATCAGATGCACAAGCTGCTCAGGGAGGAAAAGCAACTGCTTGAAGATCAG GTATCAACACGAGATAGTCAAATCGAAGCGATGCACGTCGTATTACGAAAGCTCGAGGAAAAAGAACGCATACTGCAGAACACGGTCACAACGATCGAGAAGGAGCTGGTCGCACGCCAGCAAGCTATGGAGATGCACAAGCGGAAAGCTATCGAATCGGCCCAGTCGGCGGCTGACCTGAAGCTACATCTGGAGAAATATCACGCCCAGATGAAGGAGGCGCAGCAAGTAGTGGCGGAAAAGACGAGTTCGCTAGAGGCGGAAGCGTACAAAACGAAGCGGCTGCAAGAGGAGCTAGCCCAGTTCAAACGCAAGGCGGAGCGCATGAAGAAGATCGAAATGTCCGGCACGACGATCGACGAGGTGATGCTGGAGGAAATCCGCGAGTACAAGGAAACGCTCACCTGCCCATCCTGCAAGGTGAAACGAAAGGATGCGGTCTTGTCCAAATGTTTCCACGTGTTTTGCTACGACTGTCTGCGCACGAGGTACGAGACGCGCCAGCGCAAATGCCCGAAATGCAACTGTGCATTTGGTGCGAACGATTACCACCGGCTGTATCTGTCAACGTAA